The proteins below are encoded in one region of Deltaproteobacteria bacterium:
- a CDS encoding ATP-grasp domain-containing protein codes for MSGSDAIILFGGTSNERRVSVASAQHVAAVLGEAEAWFLAPSGAVHRVTREELAAFERPFERDFKPAAPAAFTSVVAALESQPSRVFLLALHGGEGEDGTIQRMLEARRIAFTGPGADASARAFDKEVAKQVASGAGVRIARSVHLSKDPKVLRNELGEMLAIYRRIVVKPVAGGSSVGLYHVASAEEAERAARGIDESGEACLAEEFVSGTELTVGIVDGPSGPRALPASEVRLEEGRAFDYEGKYLGKGTREITPAEVPAAVSRAAQDLAVAAHQALGCEGYSRTDAIVSAKGPVFLELNTLPGLTRASFLPQQLAAEGTSMLSFLEGQLAIARRRRDR; via the coding sequence ATGTCCGGCTCCGACGCGATCATCCTTTTCGGCGGGACCAGCAACGAGCGCCGCGTTTCCGTGGCCTCCGCGCAACATGTCGCCGCGGTGCTCGGCGAGGCGGAGGCCTGGTTCCTCGCTCCGAGCGGAGCGGTGCATCGGGTGACCCGCGAAGAATTGGCCGCCTTCGAGCGCCCTTTCGAGCGCGACTTCAAACCGGCGGCGCCGGCAGCGTTCACTTCGGTCGTGGCCGCGCTCGAGAGTCAGCCGTCGCGCGTGTTTCTCCTCGCCCTGCACGGGGGCGAAGGCGAAGACGGCACCATCCAGCGCATGCTCGAGGCGCGCCGGATCGCTTTCACCGGTCCCGGGGCGGACGCGTCGGCGCGGGCCTTCGACAAGGAGGTGGCGAAGCAGGTGGCCAGCGGCGCCGGCGTGCGCATCGCCCGTTCGGTGCATCTCTCGAAGGATCCCAAGGTCCTGCGCAACGAGCTCGGGGAGATGCTCGCGATCTACCGGCGCATCGTGGTCAAGCCGGTGGCCGGAGGCAGCAGCGTCGGCCTGTACCATGTGGCATCCGCGGAGGAAGCGGAGCGGGCCGCGCGGGGGATCGACGAGTCGGGGGAAGCCTGTCTCGCCGAGGAATTCGTCAGCGGCACCGAGCTGACCGTGGGGATCGTCGACGGGCCGTCCGGACCGCGTGCGTTGCCGGCGAGCGAGGTGCGCCTCGAGGAAGGACGTGCGTTCGATTACGAGGGGAAATATCTGGGCAAGGGCACTCGAGAGATCACGCCTGCGGAAGTTCCTGCCGCGGTATCCCGGGCGGCGCAGGACCTGGCGGTCGCCGCGCACCAGGCGCTCGGGTGCGAGGGGTACTCGAGAACGGACGCGATCGTTTCCGCCAAAGGACCCGTGTTCCTCGAGCTCAACACGCTGCCGGGCCTCACCCGCGCGTCGTTCCTGCCGCAGCAGCTCGCCGCCGAGGGGACCTCGATGCTCTCGTTCCTCGAAGGCCAGCTCGCCATCGCCCGCAGACGCCGGGACCGGTAA
- a CDS encoding tyrosine recombinase XerC translates to MPGMNPEIDAFAAHLARVERASAHTERAYVSDLRQLAAFLDERGISLDAATRDDLRAFLASRYSANTPATLARKQSSLRAFYEHRVRMGHIADSPARRLAFPKRRVSLPNVVSVDDCFAIVAAPSSRSAAGLRDRAALELLYGAGLRVSELVGLNLDDVTQDSLRVRGKGGRERIVPLLRKARGALDAYLARRAELRPSGTALFLNRRGTRLTVRSVARHLAKYALIAGARRHVHPHALRHSFATHLLDMGADLRGIQELLGHASLSTTQRYTHVSAERLLQAYEDAHPRAHKK, encoded by the coding sequence ATGCCCGGCATGAATCCGGAGATCGACGCCTTCGCGGCCCACCTGGCGCGGGTGGAGCGCGCCTCTGCCCACACCGAGCGGGCGTACGTCTCCGATCTGCGGCAGCTTGCGGCCTTCCTCGACGAGCGCGGGATTTCGCTCGATGCGGCGACGCGCGACGACCTGCGGGCATTCCTCGCCTCCCGCTACTCCGCCAACACACCGGCCACGCTTGCGCGCAAGCAGTCGAGCCTGCGGGCGTTCTACGAGCACCGCGTGCGCATGGGTCACATCGCAGACAGCCCGGCGCGCCGGCTGGCGTTCCCGAAGCGGCGTGTCTCGCTGCCCAATGTCGTCTCCGTCGACGACTGCTTCGCCATCGTCGCCGCACCCTCCTCGCGAAGCGCAGCTGGCCTGCGCGATCGGGCGGCGCTCGAGCTGCTCTACGGCGCGGGCCTGCGCGTCTCGGAGCTCGTAGGCCTGAATCTCGATGACGTCACGCAGGATTCGCTGCGCGTGCGCGGGAAGGGCGGAAGGGAGCGCATCGTTCCACTCTTGCGCAAGGCGCGCGGCGCGCTCGACGCGTACCTCGCGCGGCGCGCGGAGCTGCGGCCGTCGGGAACGGCGCTGTTCCTCAACCGCCGCGGGACGCGGCTGACGGTGCGCAGCGTCGCCCGGCATCTGGCAAAGTATGCGCTGATCGCCGGAGCGCGCCGGCACGTGCACCCGCATGCGCTCCGCCACAGCTTCGCCACCCACTTGCTCGACATGGGCGCGGACTTGCGGGGAATCCAGGAGCTGCTCGGCCACGCGTCGCTGTCGACGACACAACGATACACGCACGTCTCCGCCGAGCGGCTGCTGCAGGCATACGAAGACGCCCACCCGAGAGCGCACAAGAAGTAG